In Ciconia boyciana chromosome 16, ASM3463844v1, whole genome shotgun sequence, one genomic interval encodes:
- the LOC140660594 gene encoding myosin heavy chain, skeletal muscle, adult-like isoform X2, producing the protein MSSDSEMAIFGAAAPYLRKSEKERIEAQNKPFDAKTSVFVVHPKESFVKGTIQSKESGKVTVKTEAGETLTVKDDQIFSMNPPKYDKIEDMAMMTHLHEPAVLYNLKERYAAWMIYTYSGLFCVTVNPYKWLPVYNPEVVLAYRGKKRQEAPPHIFSISDNAYQFMLTDRENQSILITGESGAGKTVNTKRVIQYFATIAASGDKKKEEQQSGKMQGTLEDQIISANPLLEAFGNAKTVRNDNSSRFGKFIRIHFGATGKLASADIETYLLEKSRVTFQLKAERSYHIFYQIMSNKKPELIDMLLITTNPYDYQFVSQGEITVASINDQEELMATDSAIDILGFTPDEKTAIYKLTGAVMHYGNLKFKQKQREEQAEPDGTEVADKAAYLMGLNSADLLKALCYPRVKVGNEYVTKGQTVQQVNNAVGALAKAVYEKMFLWMVVRINQQLDTKQPRQYFIGVLDIAGFEIFDFNSLEQLCINFTNEKLQQFFNHHMFVLEQEEYKKEGIEWTFIDFGMDLAACIELIEKPMGIFSILEEECMFPKATDTSFKNKLYDQHLGKSNNFQKPKPGKGKAEAHFSLVHYAGTVDYNISGWLEKNKDPLNETVIGLYQKSSVKTLALLFASAGGEAEASGGGGGKKGGKKKGSSFQTVSALFRENLNKLMTNLRSTHPHFVRCIIPNETKTPGAMEHELVLHQLRCNGVLEGIRICRKGFPSRVLYADFKQRYKVLNASAIPEGQFIDSKKASEKLLGSIDVDHTQYKFGHTKVFFKAGLLGLLEEMRDEKLAQLITRTQARCRGFLMRVEYQRMVERRESIFCIQYNIRAFMNVKHWPWMKLFFKIKPLLKSAESEKEMANMKEEFEKTKEELAKSEAKRKELEEKMVSLLQEKNDLQLQVQAEADSLADAEERCDQLIKTKIQLEAKIKELTERAEDEEEINAELTAKKRKLEDECSELKKDIDDLELTLAKVEKEKHATENKVKNLTEEMAALDETIVKLTKEKKALQEAHQQTLDDLQAEEDKVNTLTKAKTKLEQQVDDLEGSLEQEKKLRMDLERAKRKLEGDLKLAHDSIMDLENDKQQLDEKLKKKDFEISQIQSKIEDEQALGMQLQKKIKELQARIEELEEEIEAERTSRAKAEKHRADLSRELEEISERLEEAGGATAAQIDMNKKREAEFQKMRRDLEEATLQHEATAATLRKKHADSTAELGEQIDNLQRVKQKLEKEKSELKMEIDDLASNMESVSKAKASLEKMCRTLEDQLSEIKTKEEEHQRMINDLNAQRARLQTESGEYSRQVEEKDALISQLSRGKQAFTQQIEELKRHLEEEIKAKSALAHALQSARHDCDLLREQYEEEQEAKGELQRALSKANSEVAQWRTKYETDAIQRTEELEEAKKKLAQRLQDAEEHVEAVNAKCASLEKTKQRLQNEVEDLMIDVERSNAACAALDKKQKNFDKILAEWKQKYEETQTELEASQKESRSLSTELFKMKNAYEESLDHLETLKRENKNLQQEISDLTEQIAEGGKVIHDLEKVKKQIEQEKSEIQAALEEAEASLEHEEGKILRLQLELNQVKSEIDRKIAEKDEEIDQMKRNHLRVVESMQSTLDAEIRSRNEALRLKKKMEGDLNEMEIQLSHANRVAAEAQKNLRNTQAVLKDTQIHLDDALRTQEDLKEQVAMVERRANLLQAEVEELRAALEQTERSRKVAEQELLDASERVQLLHSQNTSLINTKKKLETDIAQIQGEMEDTIQEARNAEEKAKKAITDAAMMAEELKKEQDTSAHLERMKKNLDQTVKDLQLRLDEAEQLALKGGKKQIQKLEARVRELEGEVDAEQKRSAEAVKGVRKYERRVKELTYQSEEDRKNILRLQDLVDKLQMKVKSYKRQAEEAEELSNVNLSKFRKIQHELEEAEERADIAESQVNKLRVKSREFHTKKIGEEE; encoded by the exons ATGTCATCAGACTCTGAGATGGCCATCTTTGGGGCGGCAGCTCCTTACCTCCGAAAgtcagaaaaggagagaatCGAGGCCCAGAACAAGCCTTTTGATGCCAAGACATCCGTCTTTGTGGTGCATCCTAAGGAATCCTTTGTGAAAGGGACAATCCAGAGCAAAGAATCAGGGAAGGTCACTGTCAAGACTGAAGCAGGAGAG ACACTGACCGTGAAGGACGATCAAATCTTCTCCATGAACCCTCCCAAGTATGATAAAATTGAGGACATGGCCATGATGACCCACCTCCACGAACCCGCTGTGCTGTACAACCTCAAAGAGCGTTATGCAGCCTGGATGATCTAC ACCTACTCGGGTCTCTTCTGCGTCACTGTCAACCCCTACAAGTGGCTGCCGGTGTACAACCCGGAGGTGGTGTTGGCCTACCGAGGCAAGAAGCGCCAGGAGGCCCCTCCACACATCTTCTCCATCTCTGACAATGCCTATCAGTTCATGCTGACTG ATCGTGAGAACCAGTCAATCCTAATCAC CGGAGAATCCGGTGCCGGGAAGACTGTGAACACAAAGCGTGTCATCCAGTACTTTGCAACAATTGCAGCAAGTGGGGATaagaagaaagaggagcagCAGTCAGGCAAAATGCAG GGAACGCTTGAGGATCAAATCATCAGCGCCAACCCACTGCTGGAGGCCTTTGGAAATGCCAAGACTGTGAGGAATGACAACTCCTCACGCTTT GGCAAATTCATTCGAATCCACTTCGGAGCCACAGGCAAACTGGCTTCTGCTGACATTGAAACAT ATCTGCTGGAGAAGTCCAGAGTTACTTTCCAgctcaaagcagaaagaagctaCCACATATTTTATCAGATCATGTCCAACAAGAAGCCGGAGCTAATAG ATATGCTCCTCATCACCACCAACCCATATGACTACCAATTTGTGAGTCAAGGTGAGATTACTGTTGCCAGCATTAATGACCAGGAGGAGCTGATGGCTACAGAT AGTGCCATTGACATCCTGGGCTTCACTCCTGATGAGAAGACAGCCATTTACAAGCTGACAGGGGCTGTCATGCACTATGGGAACCTGAAGTTCAAGCAGAAGCAGCgtgaggagcaggcagagccggACGGCACAGAAG TTGCTGACAAAGCTGCCTATTTGATGGGTCTGAACTCAGCAGATCTGCTCAAGGCCCTCTGCTACCCCCGAGTCAAGGTTGGGAATGAATATGTGACCAAGGGTCAAACTGTGCAGCAG GTGAACAATGCAGTGGGTGCTCTGGCAAAGGCTGTCTATGAGAAGATGTTCTTGTGGATGGTTGTTCGTATCAATCAACAGCTGGATACGAAGCAGCCCAGACAGTACTTCATTGGTGTCCTGGACATTGCTGGCTTCGAGATCTTTGAT TTCAACAGCCTGGAGCAGCTGTGCATCAACTTCACCAATGAGAAACTGCAACAGTTCTTCAACCACCACATGTttgtgctggagcaggaagaGTACAAGAAAGAAGGAATTGAATGGACATTCATTGACTTTGGGATGGACCTGGCTGCCTGCATTGAGCTCATTGAAAAA cCCATGGGCATCTTCTCCATCCTGGAAGAGGAGTGCATGTTCCCCAAGGCAACTGACACCTCTTTCAAGAACAAGCTCTACGACCAACATCTGGGCAAGTCCAACAACTTCCAGAAGCCCAAGCCTGGCAAAGGCAAGGCTGAGGCCCACTTCTCCCTGGTGCACTATGCTGGCACAGTGGACTACAACATCTCTGGCTGGCTTGAGAAGAACAAGGACCCCTTAAACGAAACTGTCATTGGGCTGTATCAGAAGTCATCTGTGAAGACACTGGCTTTACTTTTTGCCTCTGCTGGTGGAGAAGCAG AGGctagtggtggtggtggcggcaAGAAAGGTGGCAAGAAGAAGGGTTCTTCTTTCCAGACTGTCTCAGCTCTTTTCAGG GAGAACCTAAACAAGCTGATGACCAATCTACGGAGCACTCACCCCCATTTTGTCCGCTGCATCAtcccaaatgaaacaaaaacaccTG GTGCCATGGAGCATGAACTGGTGCTTCACCAGCTGCGGTGTAACGGTGTGCTGGAAGGCATCAGAATTTGCAGGAAAGGTTTCCCCAGCAGAGTTCTCTATGCTGACTTCAAACAGAG ATACAAGGTGCTTAATGCCAGTGCCATCCCAGAAGGACAGTTCATTGATAGCAAGAAGGCTTCTGAGAAGCTGCTTGGGTCAATCGATGTGGACCACACGCAGTACAAATTTGGCCACACCAAG GTGTTCTTCAAAGCTGGGCTGCTGGGACTCCTGGAGGAGATGAGGGATGAGAAGCTGGCACAGCTCATCACTCGCACACAGGCCAGGTGCAGGGGCTTCCTGATGAGAGTGGAGTACCAGAGAATGGTGGAGAGGAG GGAGTCCATCTTCTGCATCCAGTACAACATTCGTGCATTCATGAACGTCAAGCACTGGCCCTGGATGAAGCTGTTCTTCAAGATCAAGCCCTTGCTGAAGAGTGCAGAATCTGAGAAGGAGATGGCCAACATGAAGGAAGAGTTTGAGAAAACCAAGGAAGAGCTTGCAAAGTCTGAGGCAaagaggaaggagctggaggagaaaatggtttctttgctgcaggagaaaaatgatCTGCAGCTCCAAGTGCAGGCT GAAGCAGATAGCTTGGCTGATGCTGAGGAAAGATGTGACCAGctcatcaaaaccaaaatccagcTGGAAGCCAAAATTAAGGAGCTGACTGAACGGGctgaagatgaggaggaaatTAATGCTGAGCTGACAgccaagaaaaggaaactggagGATGAATGttcagagctgaagaaagatATTGATGACCTTGAGTTAACACTGGCCAAggttgagaaagaaaaacatgccaCCGAAAACAAG GTGAAAAACCTCACAGAGGAGATGGCAGCCCTGGATGAGACCATTGTGAAGCtgacaaaagagaagaaagcccTCCAAGAGGCCCATCAGCAGACACTGGATGACCTGCAGGCAGAAGAGGACAAAGTCAATACTCTGACCAAAGCTAAAAccaagctggagcagcaagtggACGAT CTGGAAGGGTCCCTGGAGCAAGAGAAGAAACTGCGCATGGACCTTGAGAGAGCTAAGCGGAAACTCGAAGGAGACCTGAAGCTGGCCCATGACAGCATAATGGATTTGGAAAACGATAAGCAGCAGCTGgatgagaaactgaagaa GAAAGACTTTGAAATCAGCCAGATCCAGAGCAAAATCGAGGATGAGCAAGCCCTGGGCATGCAATTACAGAAGAAGATCAAGGAGCTGCAG GCTCGTATTGAGGAACTGGAGGAGGAAATTGAGGCAGAGCGAACCTCTCgggcaaaagcagagaagcatcGGGCTGACCTGTCAAGGGAGCTAGAGGAGATCAGCGAGCGCCTGGAAGAAGCAGGAGGGGCTACCGCAGCTCAGATCGATATGAACAAGAAGCGTGAGGCAGAATTCCAGAAGATGCGTCGTGACCTCGAAGAGGCCACACTGCAGCACGAAGCCACAGCTGCCACCCTGCGGAAGAAGCACGCagacagcacagctgagctTGGGGAGCAGATCGACAACCTGCAACGAGTGaagcagaagctggagaaggagaagagtgAGCTGAAGATGGAGATTGACGACTTGGCCAGTAACATGGAGTCAGTCTCCAAAGCCAAG GCAAGTCTGGAGAAGATGTGTCGCACACTGGAAGATCAGCTAAGTGAGATTAAGACAAAAGAAGAGGAGCATCAGCGCATGATCAACGACCTCAATGCTCAAAGAGCTCGTCTGCAGACAGAATCAG GTGAATATTCACGCCAGGTGGAGGAGAAAGATGCTCTGATTTCTCAGCTGTCAAGAGGCAAGCAGGCATTCACCCAACAGATTGAGGAACTCAAGAGGCACCTAGAGGAAGAGATAAAG GCCAAGAGTGCCCTTGCCCATGCTTTGCAGTCTGCTCGCCATGACTGTGACTTGCTCCGGGAACAATatgaggaggagcaggaagccAAGGGGGAGCTGCAGCGTGCCCTGTCCAAGGCCAACAGCGAAGTGGCCCAGTGGAGAACCAAATATGAGACGGATGCTATTCAGCGCacggaggagctggaggaggccaA GAAGAAGCTGGCACAGCGCCTGCAGGATGCAGAGGAACATGTCGAAGCTGTCAATGCCAAATGTGCCTCCctggaaaagacaaagcagaggctgcagaatGAAGTGGAGGACCTGATGATTGATGTGGAGCGATCAAATGCTGCCTGCGCAGCTCTGGATAAGAAGCAGAAGAACTTTGACAAG ATCCTGGCAGAGTGGAAGCAGAAGTATGAGGAAACACAGACTGAGCTGGAAGCCTCCCAGAAGGAGTCTCGCTCTCTCAGCACAGAGCTGTTTAAGATGAAGAATGCTTATGAGGAGTCCTTGGACCACCTGGAAACGCTGAAGCGTGAGAACAAGAACTTGCAGC AGGAGATTTCTGACCTCACGGAGCAGATTGCCGAGGGAGGAAAGGTGATTCATGATCTGGAGAAAGTCAAGAAGCAGATTGAACAGGAGAAATCTGAAATCCAGGCTGCCTTGGAGGAAGCTGAG GCCTCCCTAGAACACGAAGAGGGGAAGATCCTGCGCCTCCAGCTTGAGCTCAACCAGGTGAAGTCTGAGATTGACAGGAAGATAGCAGAGAAAGATGAGGAGATCGAccagatgaaaagaaaccacCTCCGAGTCGTGGAGTCCATGCAGAGCACCCTGGACGCTGAGATCAGGAGCAGGAATGAAGCCCTGCGGCTGAAGAAGAAGATGGAGGGAGACCTGAATGAAATGGAGATCCAGCTGAGCCATGCCAACCGTGTGGCTGCAGAGGCACAAAAGAACCTGAGAAACACACAGGCGGTGCTCAAG GATACCCAGATACACTTGGATGATGCTCTCAGGACACAGGAGGACCTGAAGGAGCAGGTGGCCATGGTGGAGCGTAGAGCAAACCTGCTGCAGGCTGAAGTTGAGGAGCTACGGGCAGCCCTGGAGCAGACAGAGCGGTCGAGGAAAGTGGCTGAGCAGGAGCTTCTGGATGCAAGTGAGCGAGTTCAGCTCCTCCACTCTCAG aacACCAGCTTGATCAACACCAAGAAGAAGCTGGAAACAGACATTGCCCAAATTCAGGGTGAAATGGAGGATACAATCCAGGAAGCCCGCAACGCTGAAGAGAAGGCCAAGAAGGCCATCACAGAT GCAGCCATGAtggcagaagagctgaagaaggaGCAGGACACCAGCGCCCACCTGGAGAGGATGAAGAAGAACCTGGACCAGACGGTGAAGGACCTGCAGCTTCGTCTAGATGAGGCTGAGCAGTTGGCACTGAAGGGAGGCAAGAAGCAAATCCAGAAGCTGGAGGCCAGA GTGCGGGAGCTGGAAGGGGAGGTTGATGCTGAGCAGAAGCGCAGCGCTGAAGCCGTGAAGGGTGTGCGCAAGTACGAGAGGAGGGTGAAGGAGCTCACCTACCAG TCTGAAGAAGACCGGAAGAATATTCTCAGGCTGCAGGATCTGGTGGACAAGCTGCAAATGAAGGTGAAATCCTACAAGAGACAAGCTGAGGAGGCT GAGGAGCTGTCCAATGTCAACCTCTCCAAGTTCCGCAAGATCCAGCACGAGCTGGAGGAAGCTGAGGAGCGGGCTGACATTGCAGAGTCGCAGGTCAACAAGCTCCGAGTGAAGAGCCGAGAGTTTCACACCAAGAAAATAGGAGAGGAAGAGTGA